A single Tuberibacillus sp. Marseille-P3662 DNA region contains:
- the xerC gene encoding tyrosine recombinase XerC, translated as MTQSFVKSFIRYLEVEKHASEHTIVHYTNDIEAFRQFMKQQGIKNFAAVSYASVRLFLTDQVQVGRSRRTVARKLSALRSFYRFLNRESSLEHNPFALAASPKQHHRLPSFLYEEEMGKLLEVEDLSKPLGQRNQAIIELLYATGLRVSELTGLTLDRLDLDLGMVMAKGKGRKERYVPVGSFASEALESYIKEGREQLMNRKPHHCQLFVNYRGGQLSARGIRMILHKMVQKASLTNKVSPHTIRHSFATHLLNAGADLRAVQELLGHENLSTTQIYTHVTKERLRDTYLAHHPRA; from the coding sequence ATGACTCAATCATTCGTTAAATCCTTTATAAGATACTTGGAAGTTGAGAAGCATGCGTCAGAACATACGATTGTACACTACACTAATGACATAGAAGCATTTCGGCAATTCATGAAGCAGCAGGGCATCAAGAATTTTGCTGCTGTTTCTTATGCTTCTGTTAGGTTGTTTTTAACCGACCAGGTACAAGTTGGGCGCTCGCGACGCACGGTTGCACGCAAGTTGTCAGCTTTGCGAAGTTTTTATCGCTTTCTTAATAGGGAATCGTCACTTGAACATAACCCTTTCGCCTTGGCGGCTTCTCCAAAGCAACATCACCGTTTGCCGTCCTTTTTATATGAGGAGGAAATGGGCAAGCTGCTTGAAGTAGAAGATTTAAGCAAGCCGCTGGGTCAGCGTAATCAGGCAATAATAGAACTATTGTATGCAACAGGTTTACGCGTCAGTGAATTGACAGGTTTGACATTGGATCGATTAGATTTGGATCTCGGCATGGTTATGGCTAAGGGGAAAGGTAGAAAGGAACGTTATGTTCCAGTTGGAAGTTTTGCATCTGAAGCGCTTGAGAGCTATATTAAAGAGGGTAGAGAACAGTTGATGAACCGGAAGCCGCATCATTGTCAATTATTTGTCAACTATCGGGGCGGTCAGCTGTCAGCAAGAGGCATTCGAATGATTCTACATAAGATGGTTCAGAAGGCGTCGTTGACGAATAAAGTCAGCCCTCATACAATCAGACATTCGTTTGCGACCCACCTGCTTAATGCTGGTGCCGATTTGCGTGCTGTACAGGAACTATTGGGACACGAAAACTTATCGACGACTCAAATATATACCCATGTCACAAAGGAACGTTTGCGAGATACATATTTAGCCCATCACCCAAGAGCATAA
- the topA gene encoding type I DNA topoisomerase: MEDYLVIVESPAKAKTINRYLGKKFKVKASMGHVRDLPKSQMGVNIDDNFDPKYITIRGKGPVLKELKDAAKKAKKVYLAADPDREGEAIAWHLAHSLNISDDTECRVVFNEITKNAIKDAFKEPRTIDMDLVNAQQARRVLDRLVGYNISPLLWRKVKKGLSAGRVQSVALKLIIEREQEIQNFEPKEYWSIDGTFTTEKDTFNAQFYGVDGKKQELNNQSEVDSVLNRLKGDQFEVQNVTEKERKRNPVPPFITSSIQQEAARKLNFRAKKTMMLAQQLYEGINIGKQGTTGLITYMRTDSTRISDVAQSEAKDYIKDKYGSKFVGKGSQNSKKKNENAQDAHEAIRPTSVGNKPKEIKEHLSRDQYRLYKLIWERFVASQMAPAIMDTVRADLVNQGVMFRATGSKIKFPGFMKLYIEGSDDKKKDDDNFLPQLEDGMKVSKEKIEPKQHFTQPPPRYSEARLVRTMEELGIGRPSTYAPTLDTIQRRNYVTLEDRKFVPTELGEVVLEQVVEFFSEIIDVDFTVKMEDDLDAVEEGKVDWVKVIAEFYQDFEKHLEKAEKEMKEVEIRDEPAGIDCEECGHEMVYKMGRYGKFLACSNFPDCRNTKPILKEIGVTCPNCKEGNVVERKGKKQKKFYGCDRYPECDFISWDKPLPRNCPKCGEYLVEKKRKKGNYVKCSNCDYQEDPQ; the protein is encoded by the coding sequence ATGGAAGACTATCTTGTCATCGTTGAATCCCCCGCTAAAGCGAAAACCATCAATAGATATCTAGGAAAAAAATTTAAAGTTAAAGCCTCAATGGGACATGTACGTGATTTGCCCAAAAGTCAGATGGGCGTGAACATAGACGATAATTTTGATCCGAAATACATCACTATACGCGGGAAAGGCCCGGTTCTTAAGGAATTAAAAGATGCTGCGAAAAAAGCGAAGAAAGTCTATCTAGCAGCCGACCCCGACCGTGAAGGCGAAGCGATTGCTTGGCATTTGGCGCATAGTTTGAACATTAGTGATGATACGGAATGTCGTGTCGTATTTAATGAAATCACTAAAAACGCTATCAAAGATGCATTTAAAGAGCCGCGAACGATTGATATGGATTTAGTCAATGCGCAACAAGCTCGTCGAGTTTTGGATCGATTAGTCGGCTATAACATTAGCCCATTGCTTTGGCGCAAAGTCAAAAAAGGTTTAAGTGCCGGTCGTGTACAATCGGTCGCTTTAAAATTAATCATTGAGCGGGAACAAGAGATACAAAATTTTGAACCCAAAGAATATTGGTCGATCGATGGCACCTTTACAACCGAAAAGGATACTTTTAATGCCCAATTTTACGGCGTTGATGGTAAAAAACAGGAATTGAACAATCAATCGGAAGTCGACAGTGTCTTAAACCGTCTTAAGGGTGATCAATTTGAAGTGCAGAATGTCACGGAGAAGGAAAGAAAGCGAAACCCGGTGCCGCCATTTATAACGTCATCCATCCAACAGGAGGCGGCTCGTAAATTAAATTTTCGAGCGAAGAAAACGATGATGTTAGCGCAACAACTCTATGAAGGGATTAATATTGGCAAGCAAGGGACCACCGGTTTGATCACTTACATGCGGACAGACTCGACCCGGATTTCTGATGTGGCTCAAAGCGAAGCCAAGGATTACATCAAAGATAAATACGGTTCCAAGTTTGTCGGAAAGGGCAGCCAAAATAGCAAAAAGAAAAATGAAAACGCCCAAGACGCTCACGAAGCCATCCGACCGACGTCCGTTGGCAATAAGCCAAAAGAGATTAAGGAACATTTGAGCCGTGATCAGTACAGGCTATATAAATTGATCTGGGAACGTTTTGTTGCCAGTCAAATGGCACCTGCCATTATGGATACCGTGCGTGCTGATCTCGTTAACCAAGGTGTTATGTTCCGGGCAACAGGTTCAAAAATAAAATTCCCCGGTTTTATGAAACTTTACATTGAGGGCAGTGATGACAAAAAGAAAGATGATGACAACTTTTTACCACAACTAGAAGATGGTATGAAGGTATCTAAGGAAAAGATTGAGCCGAAACAGCACTTTACTCAACCGCCGCCGCGTTATTCGGAAGCTCGTCTGGTGCGAACAATGGAAGAGTTAGGCATTGGCCGGCCCTCAACTTATGCCCCGACGCTCGATACCATTCAGCGCCGTAATTATGTCACATTAGAGGATCGGAAATTTGTCCCGACGGAATTAGGTGAGGTTGTCCTCGAACAAGTCGTTGAGTTTTTTTCAGAAATCATTGATGTTGATTTTACGGTGAAGATGGAAGACGATTTAGATGCGGTTGAAGAAGGCAAAGTAGATTGGGTTAAAGTCATTGCCGAGTTTTATCAAGATTTTGAAAAGCATCTGGAAAAAGCGGAGAAGGAAATGAAAGAAGTCGAAATCCGCGACGAACCGGCTGGCATTGATTGTGAGGAATGCGGTCATGAGATGGTCTATAAGATGGGACGTTACGGCAAGTTTTTAGCATGCTCCAATTTTCCCGACTGCCGTAACACCAAACCGATCCTGAAGGAAATCGGGGTAACTTGTCCGAACTGTAAAGAGGGAAATGTTGTAGAAAGAAAGGGCAAGAAACAGAAGAAGTTCTATGGTTGTGACCGCTATCCTGAATGTGATTTCATTTCATGGGATAAACCTTTACCAAGAAACTGTCCTAAGTGTGGCGAGTATCTTGTTGAGAAAAAACGTAAAAAAGGGAATTACGTGAAGTGTTCCAACTGTGATTATCAAGAAGACCCGCAATAA
- the dprA gene encoding DNA-processing protein DprA has translation MVDNRSKLIHVHHCQGIGWRGIDKLMTHQEALDRLYDLSVDDFVEIMRTPRQKVETFYHSLHTLPIERLLRTYQETGIHVLTIGDADYPNELKEIYDPPWVLYTQGDVSLLQAAKKLSVVGTRRPSQAGVKSMDKILNPLVNEGFVLVSGMAVGIDARAHQIGLTNGTIAVLGSGFDHPYPKQNQGLFRLLCDHHLVISEYPPSTKPARWRFPERNRIISGLSAGTLVVEAKERSGSLITADQALEQGRDVFAVPGTILTDDALGTNRLIQQGAKLVTSSQDIMNERHFFGIS, from the coding sequence ATGGTGGACAACAGGAGTAAACTCATTCACGTCCATCATTGTCAGGGGATTGGCTGGCGCGGCATTGACAAACTTATGACACATCAGGAGGCGCTGGATCGGCTCTATGATTTATCCGTTGACGATTTTGTTGAGATCATGAGAACGCCAAGACAAAAGGTTGAAACATTCTATCACTCCTTACATACCCTACCTATTGAACGATTGCTTCGCACGTATCAAGAAACAGGCATTCACGTGTTAACCATTGGTGATGCTGATTATCCTAATGAGTTAAAAGAAATCTATGACCCGCCTTGGGTCTTATACACACAAGGCGATGTATCCTTGTTACAGGCGGCAAAAAAACTCAGCGTGGTTGGGACCAGACGCCCAAGTCAGGCTGGCGTGAAAAGTATGGATAAAATTTTGAATCCCCTTGTTAATGAGGGGTTTGTGCTTGTCAGCGGCATGGCTGTTGGGATTGATGCACGGGCCCATCAAATAGGGTTGACAAACGGAACGATTGCTGTACTAGGCTCGGGTTTTGACCATCCATACCCGAAACAAAATCAAGGATTGTTTCGCTTGTTATGTGATCATCATCTTGTCATCAGTGAATATCCTCCCAGTACGAAACCGGCACGATGGCGTTTTCCCGAACGCAATCGGATCATCAGCGGTTTATCTGCAGGAACTTTGGTTGTCGAAGCGAAAGAGCGAAGCGGCTCATTAATAACGGCTGACCAGGCCTTAGAACAGGGCCGTGATGTGTTTGCTGTACCAGGGACAATACTGACAGATGATGCTCTGGGAACCAATCGTTTGATTCAACAAGGCGCAAAATTAGTTACGAGCAGCCAAGATATTATGAATGAACGCCATTTTTTTGGAATAAGCTAG
- the sucD gene encoding succinate--CoA ligase subunit alpha — protein MSIYINQDTKVLVQGITGGQGLFHTQQSLEYGTNIVAGVTPGKGGTEVEGVPVFNTVEEAVQATGANASVIYVPPAFAADAIMESVDAAIEMVITITEHIPVQDMIKVKKYMEGTNTRLIGPNCPGVITPDECKIGIMPGYIHAKGHVGIVSRSGTLTYEAVHQLTQSNIGQSTAVGIGGDPVNGTNFIDVLKAFNEDDDTHAVIMIGEIGGSAEEEAAKWINENMDKPVVGFIGGQTAPPGKRMGHAGAIVSGGQGTADAKIQTLNDNGVQVAETPAVIGETLISVLKEKDLYEKCLIK, from the coding sequence GTGAGTATCTATATTAATCAAGATACAAAAGTCCTTGTACAAGGGATTACTGGCGGACAAGGTCTCTTCCATACTCAACAATCGCTTGAATATGGTACAAATATTGTCGCTGGTGTAACGCCAGGTAAAGGCGGTACGGAAGTTGAAGGCGTACCTGTCTTTAACACTGTTGAGGAAGCGGTCCAAGCCACCGGAGCTAATGCTTCTGTTATTTATGTTCCGCCGGCTTTTGCGGCTGACGCGATCATGGAATCGGTAGATGCTGCTATTGAAATGGTTATTACTATTACAGAGCATATTCCTGTTCAGGATATGATCAAAGTTAAAAAGTATATGGAAGGCACCAACACACGGTTGATTGGTCCGAACTGTCCAGGTGTGATCACACCGGACGAATGTAAAATCGGTATTATGCCCGGTTATATTCATGCCAAAGGACACGTCGGCATCGTATCCCGTTCTGGTACATTAACCTATGAAGCTGTGCATCAATTAACTCAATCTAATATCGGACAGTCTACGGCTGTCGGTATTGGCGGTGACCCGGTCAACGGTACAAACTTTATTGATGTGCTTAAAGCTTTCAACGAAGATGATGACACCCATGCTGTCATTATGATCGGTGAAATCGGCGGTTCGGCCGAAGAAGAAGCTGCCAAGTGGATTAATGAAAATATGGACAAGCCTGTTGTTGGCTTTATTGGCGGTCAAACGGCACCTCCAGGAAAACGTATGGGCCACGCTGGTGCAATCGTTTCCGGTGGACAAGGAACGGCGGATGCTAAGATTCAAACATTAAATGACAATGGTGTTCAAGTCGCAGAAACACCAGCCGTTATCGGTGAAACATTAATTTCTGTTCTCAAAGAGAAGGATTTATATGAAAAGTGTCTAATTAAATAA
- the sucC gene encoding ADP-forming succinate--CoA ligase subunit beta: protein MNIHEYQGKDLLRSYGVAVPNGKVAFTVDEAVEAAQTLGTDVTVVKAQIHAGGRGKAGGVKLAKTLDDVRTYADEILGKTLVTHQTGDEGKEVKRLLIEEGSDILSEYYIGFVVDRTTSQIVMMGSEEGGTEIEEVAANTPEKIFKEYIDPTVGLMPFQARRLAFNINIPSKLVGKAVKFMVGLYNVFVEKDCSVAEINPLVTTGDNQVMALDAKLNFDDNALYRHKETSELRDLDEEDDKEIEASNYDLNYTALDGNIGMMVNGAGLAMATMDIIKHYGGDPANFLDVGGGASAEKVTAAFKIILSDPNVKGIVVNIFGGIMKCDDIANGIIEATKQVGLELPLVVRLEGTNVEQGKQILEASGLNITAAESMADAAEKIVSLV from the coding sequence GTGAATATCCATGAGTATCAAGGCAAGGACTTGCTAAGATCATATGGCGTCGCCGTCCCAAACGGCAAAGTGGCTTTTACTGTTGATGAAGCTGTTGAAGCCGCACAAACATTAGGTACTGATGTGACGGTTGTCAAAGCACAGATTCATGCTGGGGGTCGCGGCAAAGCCGGTGGTGTCAAACTGGCAAAGACACTTGACGACGTCCGTACATATGCTGATGAAATTTTAGGAAAAACTTTGGTGACCCACCAAACAGGGGATGAAGGTAAGGAAGTTAAGCGCTTACTGATTGAAGAAGGCAGCGATATCCTAAGCGAATATTATATCGGGTTTGTTGTCGATCGAACCACATCTCAGATCGTTATGATGGGTTCAGAGGAAGGCGGTACAGAAATTGAAGAAGTGGCCGCTAATACTCCAGAAAAGATTTTCAAGGAATATATTGATCCGACCGTCGGATTAATGCCGTTCCAAGCAAGACGTTTAGCATTTAACATAAACATTCCTTCCAAATTGGTTGGTAAGGCTGTCAAGTTTATGGTTGGGCTATATAATGTTTTTGTCGAAAAAGATTGTTCTGTTGCTGAAATTAATCCGCTCGTCACAACTGGTGACAATCAGGTTATGGCACTGGATGCCAAATTGAACTTCGATGATAATGCTTTATATCGTCATAAAGAAACGTCAGAGCTTCGTGATTTAGATGAAGAGGATGACAAAGAAATCGAAGCATCCAATTACGATCTTAACTACACGGCTCTTGATGGCAATATCGGCATGATGGTTAACGGTGCCGGACTTGCGATGGCAACGATGGACATTATTAAGCATTATGGCGGCGACCCGGCCAATTTCCTTGATGTTGGCGGCGGCGCTTCTGCGGAAAAAGTTACGGCTGCCTTTAAAATCATTTTATCGGATCCTAATGTCAAAGGGATTGTTGTTAATATCTTTGGCGGTATTATGAAATGTGATGATATTGCTAACGGGATCATTGAAGCTACAAAGCAAGTTGGACTCGAACTACCACTTGTTGTTCGTCTTGAAGGTACCAATGTTGAACAAGGTAAACAAATCCTTGAAGCTTCCGGCTTAAATATCACGGCAGCTGAATCAATGGCTGATGCAGCTGAAAAAATTGTCTCACTAGTTTAA
- a CDS encoding EscU/YscU/HrcU family type III secretion system export apparatus switch protein, whose amino-acid sequence MTADNYYKKRAVALTYDQLKDQAPKIKAHGDQEWADKIIAIAKANHIPIQEDRTLVELLSELEVNEMIPSELYEAVAEIFAFIYKLDKDFTDST is encoded by the coding sequence ATGACGGCTGACAATTATTATAAGAAACGAGCGGTGGCGCTCACCTACGACCAACTGAAGGATCAGGCACCGAAAATCAAAGCGCATGGCGATCAAGAGTGGGCCGATAAAATCATTGCGATTGCAAAGGCCAATCATATTCCAATACAGGAAGATCGCACGCTTGTTGAGTTGCTCAGTGAATTGGAAGTGAATGAAATGATTCCTTCTGAATTATATGAAGCGGTTGCCGAAATTTTTGCGTTCATCTATAAGCTCGATAAGGACTTTACGGATTCGACTTAG
- a CDS encoding ribonuclease HII, translating into MEKMTIKEIKTFLDRRATLTESEWAMLRADHRKGVQELVGRMERAHEKQQEALKRWHDLNQYEHALRDRGIRRIAGIDEVGRGPLAGPVVACAVILPADDQLLGVNDSKTLSRDQRQSMVGQIKDTAEAIGIGVATPEDIDRVNIYQASKMAMVRAVEQLSPAPDHLLVDAMDIPLSIAQTSIIKGDAKSISIAAASIIAKETRDEMMINLGKQYPDYGFEDHMGYPTKQHMEALDQLGPIPDHRRSFRPVRERLKG; encoded by the coding sequence ATGGAGAAGATGACGATTAAAGAAATTAAAACGTTCTTAGACAGACGAGCCACGTTAACAGAGAGCGAATGGGCCATGTTAAGGGCGGATCATCGTAAAGGTGTGCAGGAGCTTGTAGGACGTATGGAACGCGCCCATGAGAAGCAGCAGGAAGCGTTGAAGCGGTGGCATGATCTGAATCAGTATGAACACGCGCTACGTGATCGAGGAATCCGACGGATCGCTGGCATTGATGAAGTCGGCCGCGGACCGTTGGCTGGCCCTGTGGTGGCTTGTGCTGTGATCTTGCCAGCAGATGACCAGTTACTTGGCGTGAACGATTCGAAAACATTAAGCCGTGACCAGCGTCAGAGCATGGTCGGACAAATAAAAGATACAGCCGAAGCGATTGGCATCGGTGTGGCGACACCGGAAGATATTGATCGCGTGAATATTTATCAAGCCTCAAAAATGGCCATGGTTCGGGCTGTCGAACAATTATCGCCCGCTCCGGATCATTTGCTCGTTGATGCTATGGACATTCCTCTGTCAATAGCACAGACGTCCATCATCAAAGGTGATGCCAAGAGTATTTCCATTGCCGCTGCTTCAATTATTGCTAAAGAAACCCGTGATGAAATGATGATCAATCTAGGTAAACAATATCCAGACTATGGTTTTGAAGACCATATGGGGTATCCGACCAAGCAGCACATGGAAGCGCTCGACCAACTTGGACCGATACCAGACCATCGCCGCTCGTTTCGCCCTGTTCGTGAACGCTTGAAAGGATGA
- the ylqF gene encoding ribosome biogenesis GTPase YlqF, which translates to MTIQWYPGHMAKAQRLMKEKLKLIDVIIELVDARIPLASRNPMVDDIAGQKPRFVLLNKKDMADENVTSEWQKYFADQGATTLAVNSQNGNGVKQIPDAVHRLNQARKTKMESKGYQSRADRALILGIPNVGKSTLINRLANKKKARIGDRPGVTKGQQWIKVGKTMELLDTPGILWPKFADESVGFKLAATGAIKDELIDFQETAVFLLKVLITHYPDALKSRYNLDESFDEEAIVSLFDTIGQKRGCIMAGGRVDYDKTSEIILRDYRSGKLGALSLETPEAFSTQT; encoded by the coding sequence ATGACCATTCAATGGTATCCAGGACATATGGCAAAAGCCCAACGTCTAATGAAGGAAAAGTTAAAATTGATTGATGTCATCATTGAGCTGGTGGATGCGCGAATTCCACTTGCCTCCCGCAATCCAATGGTCGATGATATCGCTGGGCAAAAACCTCGCTTTGTTTTGTTAAATAAAAAAGATATGGCTGATGAAAATGTGACGAGTGAATGGCAGAAGTATTTTGCTGATCAAGGTGCCACGACATTGGCGGTCAATTCGCAGAATGGAAATGGGGTCAAACAAATTCCGGATGCTGTTCATCGTTTAAATCAAGCTCGTAAGACCAAGATGGAAAGTAAGGGTTATCAGTCTAGAGCCGATCGAGCTTTGATTTTAGGGATCCCCAATGTCGGTAAGTCGACGTTAATTAACCGGCTGGCTAACAAAAAAAAAGCTAGAATCGGTGACCGACCAGGTGTTACCAAAGGCCAGCAATGGATTAAAGTCGGTAAAACGATGGAACTTTTGGATACACCCGGTATTCTTTGGCCAAAGTTTGCGGATGAATCCGTCGGTTTTAAGTTAGCTGCAACGGGAGCAATTAAGGATGAATTGATCGATTTTCAGGAAACGGCGGTATTTTTATTGAAAGTTTTAATCACCCATTATCCTGATGCTTTAAAATCTCGCTACAATTTAGATGAGTCTTTTGATGAGGAAGCGATTGTCTCCTTGTTTGATACCATCGGCCAAAAGCGCGGCTGTATCATGGCAGGGGGTAGGGTTGATTATGACAAAACGTCAGAAATCATCCTGCGAGACTACCGAAGTGGCAAACTAGGGGCATTATCATTGGAAACCCCCGAAGCTTTCAGCACGCAAACATAA
- the lepB gene encoding signal peptidase I: MADFGKKTWGMIKPVIIAIILAALIRQFLFTHIMVDGRSMMPTLHDNDHLIVNRLETTFGDLERFDIVVFHATEESDYIKRVIGLPGETIQYKNGQLIVDGKKIEEPFLQKYKQKTNGPLTYDFKTKVPEGKVFVLGDNRRNSTDSRIIGSVDLDKIVGEANLLFWPVPHFEFFK; this comes from the coding sequence ATGGCGGATTTTGGAAAGAAAACCTGGGGAATGATCAAGCCGGTTATTATTGCAATTATTTTAGCGGCTCTTATAAGACAATTCTTATTCACACATATTATGGTTGATGGTCGTTCTATGATGCCAACGCTTCATGATAACGATCATTTGATTGTTAACCGGCTTGAGACAACATTCGGTGACCTGGAGCGTTTTGATATTGTTGTGTTTCATGCGACTGAAGAATCAGATTATATTAAGCGTGTTATCGGATTGCCTGGGGAAACGATACAATATAAGAATGGACAACTCATCGTAGATGGTAAAAAGATTGAAGAGCCTTTTCTGCAAAAATATAAGCAGAAAACAAACGGTCCCCTTACATATGATTTTAAAACCAAAGTTCCTGAAGGGAAAGTGTTTGTTCTAGGTGATAACAGGCGCAATAGTACGGACAGTCGCATTATTGGTTCTGTAGATTTGGACAAAATTGTCGGTGAAGCCAATCTTTTATTTTGGCCAGTCCCTCATTTTGAATTCTTTAAGTAG
- the rplS gene encoding 50S ribosomal protein L19 — translation MQELIREVTQEQLKSDVPEFRAGDVVKVHVKVVEGTRERIQVFEGFVLKRRGTGISATFTVRKISFGVGIERTFPVHSPKIDKIEVVRHGKVRRAKLYYMRDRIGKAARIKSR, via the coding sequence ATGCAAGAGTTAATTCGTGAAGTGACGCAAGAACAATTGAAATCTGACGTACCTGAATTTCGAGCTGGTGACGTTGTGAAAGTTCACGTCAAAGTTGTTGAAGGCACGCGTGAGCGTATTCAGGTATTTGAAGGATTTGTACTTAAGCGCCGTGGTACAGGTATCAGCGCAACATTCACTGTGCGTAAAATTTCTTTTGGTGTCGGTATTGAGCGAACATTCCCTGTTCACTCACCAAAAATCGACAAAATTGAAGTTGTTCGCCACGGAAAAGTACGTCGCGCCAAACTTTATTATATGCGTGATCGCATCGGTAAAGCCGCTCGCATTAAAAGTCGTTAA
- the trmD gene encoding tRNA (guanosine(37)-N1)-methyltransferase TrmD, with protein MKIDILSLFPEMFTGVLSASMMHQAADRGIVDFAVTNFRDYTENKHNRVDDYPYGGGAGMVLTPQPIFDAVDAVTESAEQQPRVILLTPQGRPYQQADAEALSKEDHLIFICGHYEGYDERIRDHLITDEISIGDYVLTGGELGAMVVIDSVVRLLPGVLGNETSAVSDSFSNGLLEHPQYTRPANFRGFEVPEVLRSGNHAKIDEWRYRQSIKRTYERRPELLNKLSLDEQAKDWLEALKSND; from the coding sequence ATGAAGATTGATATTCTATCCCTATTTCCGGAGATGTTTACCGGAGTGCTCAGTGCTTCGATGATGCATCAAGCTGCTGACCGCGGTATTGTAGATTTTGCTGTGACAAATTTTCGCGATTACACGGAAAATAAGCATAACCGCGTGGATGATTATCCGTATGGTGGCGGAGCAGGCATGGTATTGACACCGCAGCCGATTTTCGATGCTGTTGATGCCGTTACTGAATCTGCTGAACAGCAACCGAGGGTGATTTTATTAACACCTCAAGGCCGTCCCTATCAACAAGCCGACGCTGAAGCCCTGTCTAAGGAGGATCACTTGATATTTATTTGCGGTCATTATGAAGGTTATGATGAACGTATTCGTGATCATTTGATTACTGATGAAATATCCATTGGTGATTATGTTCTGACAGGTGGTGAACTTGGAGCCATGGTGGTCATCGATAGTGTGGTACGCTTGCTTCCCGGTGTTTTAGGTAATGAAACATCAGCTGTCTCTGATTCGTTTTCAAATGGTTTGCTGGAACATCCACAATATACCCGTCCAGCAAACTTTCGTGGTTTTGAAGTGCCTGAGGTGCTTAGATCGGGCAATCATGCCAAAATTGATGAATGGCGTTACCGGCAGTCAATCAAAAGAACTTACGAACGACGTCCGGAGCTGCTTAATAAACTATCGCTGGATGAACAAGCTAAGGATTGGTTAGAAGCATTGAAATCAAACGACTGA
- the rimM gene encoding ribosome maturation factor RimM (Essential for efficient processing of 16S rRNA): MKQEWFHVGKIVNMHGLRGEVRVMSSTDFEDKRFAEDAVLYIGKDDTNKTPVTVSGHRIHKQFHLLTFAGYESIEDVEWMKGQLLFVSKEQLEPLGDNEFYYHEIIGCDVYSEAGDYIGRVNEILSPGANDVWVVGRNGEDVLIPYIEDVVKAIDVSNNTIKIHLLDGLMDDED, encoded by the coding sequence ATGAAACAAGAGTGGTTTCACGTCGGTAAAATCGTCAATATGCATGGTCTCCGTGGTGAAGTCCGTGTTATGAGTTCAACAGACTTTGAAGACAAGCGGTTTGCCGAAGATGCTGTTCTATATATTGGCAAGGATGACACAAACAAGACACCCGTTACGGTATCTGGTCACAGGATTCATAAACAATTTCATTTACTTACTTTTGCTGGGTATGAATCGATTGAAGATGTGGAGTGGATGAAAGGGCAATTGTTGTTTGTTTCAAAAGAACAGTTAGAACCATTAGGGGATAATGAATTCTATTATCATGAAATTATCGGCTGTGATGTATATAGTGAAGCGGGTGACTATATCGGCCGCGTCAATGAAATCCTTTCTCCCGGTGCGAATGATGTCTGGGTTGTAGGTCGGAACGGGGAAGATGTCTTAATCCCTTACATAGAAGATGTGGTCAAAGCGATTGATGTCAGTAATAATACGATTAAGATTCACTTACTAGATGGGTTGATGGATGATGAAGATTGA